A window of Micromonospora sp. WMMC415 genomic DNA:
CGGTCGCCCCGCTCGCGGGGCCGCCGCGGCATCCACTCGACCCGGATCCGACCCGGGCAACGAAAGCGCGGGCGGTCTTCGCACTCGGGCTGATCGGCGCGCTGACCGGCCTGTTCATCGGGGGAGTGGTGCCTGCGACGGTCGCCCTCCGGCTGGCGCGGCAGGCGCGCCGTGAGGCGTACGCCTCGGGGGGTTTCCTCACCGGCGCGGCCTGGCTGCGGCGGGGGGAGCGCCTGGCCTGGACGGGCCTGGTGCTCGTCGCGGTCGCCGTGGTCGCCGCGGTGGTGGTCGGCGTGATCCGGCTCGCCGAGGCACCCTACGGGCAGGACTTCGCGCCGAACGTGAACTGACCGGCGCGGGCGAACCACCCGCGCCGGGCGTCGTCGGCTCGCCCGACGGCGGTAGCCTGACCGGTGTCCGTCGCCCGGTGCGTGGACGTCGACTTCCGACAGGAGGACCCGTGACCGACCCGGCGCGACCGCAGGGCACCGACCCGACGACGCCCGGTCGGCCGGCCACCCCCTCCGCTCCGGACGGGTGGACGCCCCCGGACGGCTCGCCGCCGTCTCCGGCGCCGACCTCCGAGCCCTGGTCCCGGCCCTCGGCCGACGCCACGGCGAGCCCCGGTGCCGGATCGGCCCCGGCCGTCGGCCCGACGAGCCCGGGTGCCGGATCGCCGCCGGGCCCGGCCGCCGGCCCGACGAGTCCGCCTTCCGGGCCGCCGCACGCCGTGCCCGCCGGCCCGCCCCCGTCCGGGCCACCCGCGATGCCCGCCGGCCAGCCGTCTGGGCCGTCCGGGCCGCCCGCGATGCCTGCCGGCCCGCCGTCCGGGCCGTCCGGGCCACCCGCGATGCCCGCCGGCCCGCCGCCGGCGGGGCTGCCGACCGCTCCCGCGACGGTCTCCGGGGCGGGGTGGGGTGTTCCGACCGGGCCGGGCGGCACGCCGCCGACGGCCGCCGCGGGATGGGGCTCCCTGCCCGCCGTGCCGCCCCCGCCACGGGACGCGGTGGGGCGTCCGCGACGGGTCGATCCGGTGCCCGGCACGCCCTTCGGCGTGGTGCACATCGACGTGCCGCCGGTCGCCTCCGGCCTGGCGGTGGGTTCGCTGGTGGCCGGGATCGTCTCGATCCTGGTCTCGCTGCTGGTGATCTGCTTCGGGGCGGTGGGGCCGGACCGGGACGGCGTCTGGGCCGCCGGCGCCTTCACCGTGCTCGGCGTCCTGACCGGGGCGGGTGCCGTCGGCGCCGGCCTGCTCGCGATACGGCAGATCCGCCGTCCCGCGGCACCGCCGGCGGTCCGGTTCACCGGGCGCGGCCTGGCCATCTCCGGCGTCAGTTGCGGCGGCGCCGGGCTGCTGCTCAGCCTGCTCGGGCTGGGGCTGGCGTTGCTGGTGTCGCTGGCGTGACCAACGGGGCGACCGCCGGGCGGGAGCCCGAGGGAACCCCGGGGCCGAGGGGCCACTTCCCGGTGCAGCCGGTACACTTGTGTCCGTAGGTGCCCATCGCGGGCGCGCAGGCAGCACGGTTCCGATCGGCGGGCGGCGAGACGCTTCGCCGGCCGCCCCGTTTTGACCGGCGCGGTTGTGGTAGGTACTCTTTCCCCTTGTGCCCGGGCCAGCCCGGGCAACTCGTGCGTGCGCTGGATCCGATCAGCCGATGGTCCTGCGGCAGCGCGACGAAGCCAGAAGATCCGGCGCACGGCCTGCCGCGTGCCGGTGACAGACCCCCGGGTTCCGCGCGAGCGACGATCCGGGAACCGTGAGCCGGGCGACACGCCCGACCGCGGGTGCTGGGACCCCGTCAGGTGGCCCTGGTTGGAATGTAGGAGAGCCGTCCATCCGGCCGGCTAGAGCAGACGGCGCGGTCGCCTCGCAGCGGCCGAAGGGAGCGGAGAAACCCGGTGCCCACCATTCAGCAGCTGGTCCGAAAGGGCCGCCAGGCCAAGACGACCAAGACCAAGACCCCGGCGCTCAAGGGGTCTCCCCAGCGGCGCGGCGTGTGCACCCGCGTGTACACCACCACCCCGAAGAAGCCGAACTCGGCGCTGCGCAAGGTCGCTCGTGTCAAGCTCAGCAGCCAGATCGAGGTGACCGCCTACATCCCGGGCGTCGGCCACAACCTGCAGGAGCACTCGATCGTGCTCGTGCGTGGCGGCCGTGTGAAGGACCTCCCCGGCGTGCGGTACAAGATCGTTCGCGGTTCGCTGGACACCCAGGGTGTCCGCAACCGCAAGCAGGCGCGCAGCCGTTACGGCGCGAAGAAGGAGAAGAGCTGACATGCCGCGTAAGGGACCCGCTCCGCGGCGGCCGCTGGTCGCTGACCCGGTGTACAACTCGCCGCTGGTCACCCAGCTGGTGAACAAGATCCTGCTGCGCGGCAAGCGGCAGCTCGCCGAGAGCATCGTGTACGCGGCCCTCGAGGGCTGCCGCGAGAAGTCCGGCACCGACCCGGTCGTCACCCTGAAGCGGGCGATGGACAACGTCAAGCCGACCCTCGAGGTGCGCAGCCGCCGCGTCGGTGGCGCCACCTACCAGGTGCCGGTCGAGGTGCGCCCGGCCCGCGCGACCACCCTGGGTCTGCGCTGGCTGGTCACCTACGCCCGGGCGCGGCGCGAGAAGACCATGGTCGAGCGGCTGATGAACGAGCTGCTGGACGCGAGCAACGGCCTCGGTGCCGCCGTCAAGCGGCGCGAGGACACCCACAAGATGGCCGAGTCCAACAAGGCCTTCGCGCACTACCGCTGGTAACACCTTGGTTCCGGCGCCCACCAGGCGCCGGAACCGCCACCAGTTGTGTCGAGACGACGATAAGTAGGGATTGAAGTGGCCGCCGCAGACGCGCTCGCCAACGTACGCAACATCGGCATCATGGCGCACATCGATGCCGGTAAGACCACTACCACCGAGCGGATCCTGTTCTACACCGGTATCACCTACAAGATCGGTGAGGTCCACGAGGGCGCTGCCGTCATGGACTGGATGGAGCAGGAGCAGGAGCGCGGTATCACCATCACTTCCGCCGCCACGAAGTGCGAGTGGAAGGGCCACACGATCCAGATCATCGACACGCCCGGCCACGTCGACTTCACGGTCGAGGTCGAGCGGTCGCTGCGCGTTCTGGACGGTGCGGTCGCGGTCTACGACGGTGTCGCCGGCGTGGAGCCGCAGACGGAGAACGTCTGGCGTCAGGCCGACAAGTACAACGTCCCCCGGATGTGCTTC
This region includes:
- the rpsL gene encoding 30S ribosomal protein S12 — encoded protein: MPTIQQLVRKGRQAKTTKTKTPALKGSPQRRGVCTRVYTTTPKKPNSALRKVARVKLSSQIEVTAYIPGVGHNLQEHSIVLVRGGRVKDLPGVRYKIVRGSLDTQGVRNRKQARSRYGAKKEKS
- the rpsG gene encoding 30S ribosomal protein S7, with protein sequence MPRKGPAPRRPLVADPVYNSPLVTQLVNKILLRGKRQLAESIVYAALEGCREKSGTDPVVTLKRAMDNVKPTLEVRSRRVGGATYQVPVEVRPARATTLGLRWLVTYARARREKTMVERLMNELLDASNGLGAAVKRREDTHKMAESNKAFAHYRW